A window of the Vespa velutina chromosome 7, iVesVel2.1, whole genome shotgun sequence genome harbors these coding sequences:
- the LOC124950720 gene encoding death-associated protein kinase 1-like isoform X1, with amino-acid sequence MMPGMPNNSRQLVTSNGGSEWDSLMEVHHEPIEKNYELLEEIGKGQFAIVRKCMEINTGSLYAAKIMRKRRVARGVAAADIAREAGLLARLRHPNIVSLHKVIDTGTTVVLLLELISGGELFHWTPSGEVEAAHVVRQVLMALSHLHSHQVAHLDIKPENILLSSPPPMPSIKLIDLGLSHRLIPGSEHRALFGTPEFVAPEIVNYEPLSLGTDLWAVGVLTYILLSGASPFLGEDKQETYANVAACQYQFDNEYFSTVSEIAKDFIRSLLIKDPKERGSAESCLKHPWILTESEASNGLGGAMISAVKRGCVEAVSQLLLQGAPLNMKDSKEDTLLHIACEAGDEGMVTLLIENGIDLDTPNKKGLTPLHVAARHGHINVVRHLCLAGCDVDKTNRGIRADVTAIKYGYPDIANLLDKLRIPSQRENYIRQLQPTHRPIDRLHIRLLGHCASGKSSLISSLKSGIFSFGFFRRSRSQNYSAKNNFIQREPSIELDVTSKHGSLSFEYSDSEYEGTQGVEWSRGNVGGECVFWELCGREEYLASYHYVLTFQQPAVHLITVSLREPLTVQLQQIKFWLRFIVDRITPNSIGFAGKCSDIKVILVGTYAPEPLAPNSSGGSLLSPLLPFLKDFTLILGDEPQMVAVDATNPSSPGLKLLRSYLNNARMEFLEDGPEVAESFLRRDTPREAAMYVPLANLDKQSALVWTGLAESWRTYVQSLEVPPVMLTQDEFLNEIRKINPLVCLEHSKQLGLQLQNLGECLLLPGDLIVLSPEWFWQDVINWQLSPDQRGRLGGRTTGVYTLEDFQARCPCPASQALQALQAVNLCVPCEVDDDEVEYELPCLNLVERLPGLWEPWKSSTNSLPHAGLRLCPAEAPLYHLSPIFPHLQAQLRKITQTWDPSNSDLYQWWRGSKLCVGPCESIVTFEEEEQSCIEIRVRGPRGSSAQCFGLFSVILDAVNATLDLVAPGMLLEKHWLSPSQLQGYSDVIHSWEPATIVSALIDKNLEEAILKNPINNQEESIWDIVGCGLPLMENCLPGTRQPLKSIKPAVKRRLAEMLDPPDHHGRDWCLLAVRLGLGDRVAQLDSTVDSPTLRLLNCTGTDCTVSSLIQQLRALDRGDAVHLLLSHTPVYVLSMAIDSETGSNLSR; translated from the exons ATGATGCCTGGGATGCCGAATAATTCTCGTCAACTAGTTACTTCTAACGGTG GTTCCGAGTGGGATTCCTTGATGGAAGTTCACCATGAaccaattgaaaaaaattatgagtTGTTAGAAGAAATTGGAAA AGGTCAATTTGCCATAGTAAGAAAATGTATGGAAATAAATACTGGATCATTATATGCAGCCAaaattatgagaaaaagaagagttgCCAGAGGAGTAGCTGCTGCAGATATTG CTCGAGAAGCCGGTCTTCTGGCACGACTGAGACATCCCAATATTGTTTCATTGCACAAAGTAATAGATACAGGCACAACAGTTGTATTACTTTTGGAGTTGATTTCTGGGGGAGAACTATTTCATTGGACACCATCGGGTGAAGTAGAAGCTGCACATGTG GTACGTCAAGTATTAATGGCTCTTAGTCACTTACATTCTCATCAGGTCGCTCATCTAGATATAAAACCGGAgaatattcttctttcatctcctcctcctatgCCAAGCATAAAATTAATAG acttAGGTCTTTCACATCGTTTGATTCCTGGTTCAGAACACAGAGCACTGTTTGGCACTCCTGAATTCGTGGCACcagaaattgttaattatgaaCCATTAAGTCTTGGTACTGACCTTTGGGCAGTTGgcgtacttacatatatacttttgaGTGGTGCATCACCATTTTTAGGAGAGGATAAACAAGAAACGTACGCAAATGTAGCAGCCTGTCAATATCAATTTGATAATGAATACTTTAGTACTGTATCAGAAATTGCTAAAGATTTTATAAGATCCTTGTTGATCAAGGATCCAAA agaaagaggaagtgcAGAATCGTGCCTTAAACATCCTTGGATCCTTACG GAATCTGAAGCATCTAATGGACTTGGTGGAGCTATGATCAGTGCTGTCAAACGTGGTTGTGTTGAAGCTGTCTCCCAATTATTGTTGCAAGGAGCCCCATTGAACATGAAAGATTCT aaagaagatacacTTTTACACATAGCTTGTGAAGCTGGGGATGAAGGAATGGTTACATTATTGATAGAAAATGGTATAGATTTGGATACACCAAATAAAAAAGGCCTAACGCCATTACACGTGGCTGCTAGGCATGGTCATATCAATGTTGTTAGACACTTGTGCCTTGCTGGTTGTGACGTTGATAAGACGAATCGTGGAATACGTGCAGATGTTACAGCAATTAAATATGGTTATCCAGACATTGCAAATCTATTGGACAAGCTTCGGATa CCAAGTCAacgtgaaaattatattagacaATTGCAACCAACACATAGACCAATTGATCGTTTACATATAAGACTTTTGGGACATTGTGCATCAGGAAAGTCCTCTTTAATTAGTTCTTTAAAATCTGGAATTTTTAGTTTCGGTTTTTTTAGGAGATCGAGGAGTCAAAATTATTCAGCAAAG aataattttattcagaGAGAACCAAGTATTGAGTTAGATGTTACTAGTAAACATGGTTCTCTCAGTTTTGAATATAGTGATAGTGAATATGAAGGTACACAAGGTGTGGAATGGAGTCGAGGAAATGTCg gaGGAGAATGCGTATTTTGGGAATTATGTGGCAGAGAAGAATATTTAGCATCTTACCACTATGTACTTACATTTCAGCAACCAGCAGTTCACCTTATTACAGTTAGTCTTCGCGAACCACTTACCGTTCAACTTcagcaaataaaattttggcTCCGTTTTATTGTAGATCGAATTACACCTAACAGTATTG gatTTGCTGGGAAATGCAGTGATATAAAAGTCATTTTAGTGGGTACTTATGCGCCGGAGCCTTTAGCACCGAATTCCAGTGGTGGTAGCCTTCTCAGTCCACTCTTACcttttttgaaagattttacATTGATTTTGGGAGATGAGCCTCAAATGGTAGCGGTGGATGCGACCAATCCTTCTAGCCCTGGTTTGAAGCTGCTCAgatcttatttaaataatgcaaGGATGGAGTTTCTTGAG GATGGACCGGAAGTTGCAGAAAGTTTTCTCCGACGTGACACGCCGCGTGAAGCGGCCATGTACGTGCCCCTGGCGAATCTTGATAAACAG AGTGCTTTGGTATGGACCGGTCTTGCTGAATCATGGAGAACATATGTACAATCTTTGGAAGTACCTCCAGTAATGCTTACACAGGATGaatttttgaatgaaatcAGAAAAATCAATCCATTGGTTTGTTTAGAGCATTCTAAACAACTTGGATTACAATTacag aatttAGGAGAATGTTTACTTCTTCCTGGCGACTTAATAGTTCTTAGCCCAGAATGGTTTTGGCAAGATGTTATAAATTGGCAATTAAGTCCTGACCAACGGGGTCGTCTTGGAGGACGTACTACAGGAGTTTATACTTTAGAAGATTTTCAGGCACGATGTCCTTGTCCAGCAAGTCAAGCTTTACAAGCTTTACAAGCTGTTAATTTGTGTGTTCCg TGTGAAGTAGATGACGATGAAGTGGAATATGAATTACCTTGTTTAAATCTGGTGGAACGTCTTCCTGGTTTATGGGAGCCATGGAAATCATCAACGAATTCGTTGCCACATGCGGGTCTTCGTCTTTGTCCAGCAGAGGCTCCTTTATACCATTTATCTCCGATATTCCCACACTTACaa GCTCAATTGCGAAAAATTACTCAAACTTGGGATCCATCAAATTCGGATCTATATCAATGGTGGAGAGGATCAAAACTGTGTGTGGGTCCTTGCGAAAGTATCGTAACATTTGAAGAGGAGGAACAAAGTTGTATAGAAATTCGAGTACGAGGACCTCGTGGATCTAGTGCTCAGTGTTTTGGACTTTTCAGTGTTATTTTGGATGCTGTCAATGCTACTCTTGACTTAGTAGCACCTGGAATGCTACTTGAGAAGCATTGGCTTAGTCCAAGTCAACTTCAAGGATATAGCGAT GTAATACATTCTTGGGAACCTGCAACAATAGTGTCAGccttaatagataaaaatttggaAGAAGCTATACTTAAAAATCCAATTAACAATCAAGAAGAAAGCATTTGGGACATTGTTGGATGTGGGTTACCCCTGATGGAGAACTGTCTTCCAGGTACAAGACAACCTCTTAAGAGTATAAAACCTGCTGTAAAAAGAAGATTAGCTGAAATGCTAGATCCACCTGATCATCATGGAAGAGATTGGTGTCTTCTTGCCGTAAGATTGGGTTTAGGGGATCGAGTTGCACAATTGGACAGTACAGTAGACAGTCCGACGCTCAG GTTACTAAATTGTACAGGCACGGATTGTACTGTCAGTTCTCTTATACAGCAATTACGTGCCCTTGATCGTGGGGATGCCGTGCATCTTTTGCTTTCTCACACGCCAGTGTATGTTTTATCAATGGCTATTGATTCTGAGACAGGGTCTAATCTTTCCAGATGA
- the LOC124950720 gene encoding death-associated protein kinase 1-like isoform X2, giving the protein MMPGMPNNSRQLVTSNGGSEWDSLMEVHHEPIEKNYELLEEIGKGQFAIVRKCMEINTGSLYAAKIMRKRRVARGVAAADIAREAGLLARLRHPNIVSLHKVIDTGTTVVLLLELISGGELFHWTPSGEVEAAHVVRQVLMALSHLHSHQVAHLDIKPENILLSSPPPMPSIKLIDLGLSHRLIPGSEHRALFGTPEFVAPEIVNYEPLSLGTDLWAVGVLTYILLSGASPFLGEDKQETYANVAACQYQFDNEYFSTVSEIAKDFIRSLLIKDPKERGSAESCLKHPWILTESEASNGLGGAMISAVKRGCVEAVSQLLLQGAPLNMKDSKEDTLLHIACEAGDEGMVTLLIENGIDLDTPNKKGLTPLHVAARHGHINVVRHLCLAGCDVDKTNRGIRADVTAIKYGYPDIANLLDKLRIPSQRENYIRQLQPTHRPIDRLHIRLLGHCASGKSSLISSLKSGIFSFGFFRRSRSQNYSAKREPSIELDVTSKHGSLSFEYSDSEYEGTQGVEWSRGNVGGECVFWELCGREEYLASYHYVLTFQQPAVHLITVSLREPLTVQLQQIKFWLRFIVDRITPNSIGFAGKCSDIKVILVGTYAPEPLAPNSSGGSLLSPLLPFLKDFTLILGDEPQMVAVDATNPSSPGLKLLRSYLNNARMEFLEDGPEVAESFLRRDTPREAAMYVPLANLDKQSALVWTGLAESWRTYVQSLEVPPVMLTQDEFLNEIRKINPLVCLEHSKQLGLQLQNLGECLLLPGDLIVLSPEWFWQDVINWQLSPDQRGRLGGRTTGVYTLEDFQARCPCPASQALQALQAVNLCVPCEVDDDEVEYELPCLNLVERLPGLWEPWKSSTNSLPHAGLRLCPAEAPLYHLSPIFPHLQAQLRKITQTWDPSNSDLYQWWRGSKLCVGPCESIVTFEEEEQSCIEIRVRGPRGSSAQCFGLFSVILDAVNATLDLVAPGMLLEKHWLSPSQLQGYSDVIHSWEPATIVSALIDKNLEEAILKNPINNQEESIWDIVGCGLPLMENCLPGTRQPLKSIKPAVKRRLAEMLDPPDHHGRDWCLLAVRLGLGDRVAQLDSTVDSPTLRLLNCTGTDCTVSSLIQQLRALDRGDAVHLLLSHTPVYVLSMAIDSETGSNLSR; this is encoded by the exons ATGATGCCTGGGATGCCGAATAATTCTCGTCAACTAGTTACTTCTAACGGTG GTTCCGAGTGGGATTCCTTGATGGAAGTTCACCATGAaccaattgaaaaaaattatgagtTGTTAGAAGAAATTGGAAA AGGTCAATTTGCCATAGTAAGAAAATGTATGGAAATAAATACTGGATCATTATATGCAGCCAaaattatgagaaaaagaagagttgCCAGAGGAGTAGCTGCTGCAGATATTG CTCGAGAAGCCGGTCTTCTGGCACGACTGAGACATCCCAATATTGTTTCATTGCACAAAGTAATAGATACAGGCACAACAGTTGTATTACTTTTGGAGTTGATTTCTGGGGGAGAACTATTTCATTGGACACCATCGGGTGAAGTAGAAGCTGCACATGTG GTACGTCAAGTATTAATGGCTCTTAGTCACTTACATTCTCATCAGGTCGCTCATCTAGATATAAAACCGGAgaatattcttctttcatctcctcctcctatgCCAAGCATAAAATTAATAG acttAGGTCTTTCACATCGTTTGATTCCTGGTTCAGAACACAGAGCACTGTTTGGCACTCCTGAATTCGTGGCACcagaaattgttaattatgaaCCATTAAGTCTTGGTACTGACCTTTGGGCAGTTGgcgtacttacatatatacttttgaGTGGTGCATCACCATTTTTAGGAGAGGATAAACAAGAAACGTACGCAAATGTAGCAGCCTGTCAATATCAATTTGATAATGAATACTTTAGTACTGTATCAGAAATTGCTAAAGATTTTATAAGATCCTTGTTGATCAAGGATCCAAA agaaagaggaagtgcAGAATCGTGCCTTAAACATCCTTGGATCCTTACG GAATCTGAAGCATCTAATGGACTTGGTGGAGCTATGATCAGTGCTGTCAAACGTGGTTGTGTTGAAGCTGTCTCCCAATTATTGTTGCAAGGAGCCCCATTGAACATGAAAGATTCT aaagaagatacacTTTTACACATAGCTTGTGAAGCTGGGGATGAAGGAATGGTTACATTATTGATAGAAAATGGTATAGATTTGGATACACCAAATAAAAAAGGCCTAACGCCATTACACGTGGCTGCTAGGCATGGTCATATCAATGTTGTTAGACACTTGTGCCTTGCTGGTTGTGACGTTGATAAGACGAATCGTGGAATACGTGCAGATGTTACAGCAATTAAATATGGTTATCCAGACATTGCAAATCTATTGGACAAGCTTCGGATa CCAAGTCAacgtgaaaattatattagacaATTGCAACCAACACATAGACCAATTGATCGTTTACATATAAGACTTTTGGGACATTGTGCATCAGGAAAGTCCTCTTTAATTAGTTCTTTAAAATCTGGAATTTTTAGTTTCGGTTTTTTTAGGAGATCGAGGAGTCAAAATTATTCAGCAAAG aGAGAACCAAGTATTGAGTTAGATGTTACTAGTAAACATGGTTCTCTCAGTTTTGAATATAGTGATAGTGAATATGAAGGTACACAAGGTGTGGAATGGAGTCGAGGAAATGTCg gaGGAGAATGCGTATTTTGGGAATTATGTGGCAGAGAAGAATATTTAGCATCTTACCACTATGTACTTACATTTCAGCAACCAGCAGTTCACCTTATTACAGTTAGTCTTCGCGAACCACTTACCGTTCAACTTcagcaaataaaattttggcTCCGTTTTATTGTAGATCGAATTACACCTAACAGTATTG gatTTGCTGGGAAATGCAGTGATATAAAAGTCATTTTAGTGGGTACTTATGCGCCGGAGCCTTTAGCACCGAATTCCAGTGGTGGTAGCCTTCTCAGTCCACTCTTACcttttttgaaagattttacATTGATTTTGGGAGATGAGCCTCAAATGGTAGCGGTGGATGCGACCAATCCTTCTAGCCCTGGTTTGAAGCTGCTCAgatcttatttaaataatgcaaGGATGGAGTTTCTTGAG GATGGACCGGAAGTTGCAGAAAGTTTTCTCCGACGTGACACGCCGCGTGAAGCGGCCATGTACGTGCCCCTGGCGAATCTTGATAAACAG AGTGCTTTGGTATGGACCGGTCTTGCTGAATCATGGAGAACATATGTACAATCTTTGGAAGTACCTCCAGTAATGCTTACACAGGATGaatttttgaatgaaatcAGAAAAATCAATCCATTGGTTTGTTTAGAGCATTCTAAACAACTTGGATTACAATTacag aatttAGGAGAATGTTTACTTCTTCCTGGCGACTTAATAGTTCTTAGCCCAGAATGGTTTTGGCAAGATGTTATAAATTGGCAATTAAGTCCTGACCAACGGGGTCGTCTTGGAGGACGTACTACAGGAGTTTATACTTTAGAAGATTTTCAGGCACGATGTCCTTGTCCAGCAAGTCAAGCTTTACAAGCTTTACAAGCTGTTAATTTGTGTGTTCCg TGTGAAGTAGATGACGATGAAGTGGAATATGAATTACCTTGTTTAAATCTGGTGGAACGTCTTCCTGGTTTATGGGAGCCATGGAAATCATCAACGAATTCGTTGCCACATGCGGGTCTTCGTCTTTGTCCAGCAGAGGCTCCTTTATACCATTTATCTCCGATATTCCCACACTTACaa GCTCAATTGCGAAAAATTACTCAAACTTGGGATCCATCAAATTCGGATCTATATCAATGGTGGAGAGGATCAAAACTGTGTGTGGGTCCTTGCGAAAGTATCGTAACATTTGAAGAGGAGGAACAAAGTTGTATAGAAATTCGAGTACGAGGACCTCGTGGATCTAGTGCTCAGTGTTTTGGACTTTTCAGTGTTATTTTGGATGCTGTCAATGCTACTCTTGACTTAGTAGCACCTGGAATGCTACTTGAGAAGCATTGGCTTAGTCCAAGTCAACTTCAAGGATATAGCGAT GTAATACATTCTTGGGAACCTGCAACAATAGTGTCAGccttaatagataaaaatttggaAGAAGCTATACTTAAAAATCCAATTAACAATCAAGAAGAAAGCATTTGGGACATTGTTGGATGTGGGTTACCCCTGATGGAGAACTGTCTTCCAGGTACAAGACAACCTCTTAAGAGTATAAAACCTGCTGTAAAAAGAAGATTAGCTGAAATGCTAGATCCACCTGATCATCATGGAAGAGATTGGTGTCTTCTTGCCGTAAGATTGGGTTTAGGGGATCGAGTTGCACAATTGGACAGTACAGTAGACAGTCCGACGCTCAG GTTACTAAATTGTACAGGCACGGATTGTACTGTCAGTTCTCTTATACAGCAATTACGTGCCCTTGATCGTGGGGATGCCGTGCATCTTTTGCTTTCTCACACGCCAGTGTATGTTTTATCAATGGCTATTGATTCTGAGACAGGGTCTAATCTTTCCAGATGA
- the LOC124950720 gene encoding death-associated protein kinase 1-like isoform X3, with translation MMPGMPNNSRQLVTSNGGSEWDSLMEVHHEPIEKNYELLEEIGKGQFAIVRKCMEINTGSLYAAKIMRKRRVARGVAAADIAREAGLLARLRHPNIVSLHKVIDTGTTVVLLLELISGGELFHWTPSGEVEAAHVVRQVLMALSHLHSHQVAHLDIKPENILLSSPPPMPSIKLIDLGLSHRLIPGSEHRALFGTPEFVAPEIVNYEPLSLGTDLWAVGVLTYILLSGASPFLGEDKQETYANVAACQYQFDNEYFSTVSEIAKDFIRSLLIKDPKERGSAESCLKHPWILTESEASNGLGGAMISAVKRGCVEAVSQLLLQGAPLNMKDSKEDTLLHIACEAGDEGMVTLLIENGIDLDTPNKKGLTPLHVAARHGHINVVRHLCLAGCDVDKTNRGIRADVTAIKYGYPDIANLLDKLRIPSQRENYIRQLQPTHRPIDRLHIRLLGHCASGKSSLISSLKSGIFSFGFFRRSRSQNYSAKNNFIQREPSIELDVTSKHGSLSFEYSDSEYEGTQGVEWSRGNVGGECVFWELCGREEYLASYHYVLTFQQPAVHLITVSLREPLTVQLQQIKFWLRFIVDRITPNSIGFAGKCSDIKVILVGTYAPEPLAPNSSGGSLLSPLLPFLKDFTLILGDEPQMVAVDATNPSSPGLKLLRSYLNNARMEFLESALVWTGLAESWRTYVQSLEVPPVMLTQDEFLNEIRKINPLVCLEHSKQLGLQLQNLGECLLLPGDLIVLSPEWFWQDVINWQLSPDQRGRLGGRTTGVYTLEDFQARCPCPASQALQALQAVNLCVPCEVDDDEVEYELPCLNLVERLPGLWEPWKSSTNSLPHAGLRLCPAEAPLYHLSPIFPHLQAQLRKITQTWDPSNSDLYQWWRGSKLCVGPCESIVTFEEEEQSCIEIRVRGPRGSSAQCFGLFSVILDAVNATLDLVAPGMLLEKHWLSPSQLQGYSDVIHSWEPATIVSALIDKNLEEAILKNPINNQEESIWDIVGCGLPLMENCLPGTRQPLKSIKPAVKRRLAEMLDPPDHHGRDWCLLAVRLGLGDRVAQLDSTVDSPTLRLLNCTGTDCTVSSLIQQLRALDRGDAVHLLLSHTPVYVLSMAIDSETGSNLSR, from the exons ATGATGCCTGGGATGCCGAATAATTCTCGTCAACTAGTTACTTCTAACGGTG GTTCCGAGTGGGATTCCTTGATGGAAGTTCACCATGAaccaattgaaaaaaattatgagtTGTTAGAAGAAATTGGAAA AGGTCAATTTGCCATAGTAAGAAAATGTATGGAAATAAATACTGGATCATTATATGCAGCCAaaattatgagaaaaagaagagttgCCAGAGGAGTAGCTGCTGCAGATATTG CTCGAGAAGCCGGTCTTCTGGCACGACTGAGACATCCCAATATTGTTTCATTGCACAAAGTAATAGATACAGGCACAACAGTTGTATTACTTTTGGAGTTGATTTCTGGGGGAGAACTATTTCATTGGACACCATCGGGTGAAGTAGAAGCTGCACATGTG GTACGTCAAGTATTAATGGCTCTTAGTCACTTACATTCTCATCAGGTCGCTCATCTAGATATAAAACCGGAgaatattcttctttcatctcctcctcctatgCCAAGCATAAAATTAATAG acttAGGTCTTTCACATCGTTTGATTCCTGGTTCAGAACACAGAGCACTGTTTGGCACTCCTGAATTCGTGGCACcagaaattgttaattatgaaCCATTAAGTCTTGGTACTGACCTTTGGGCAGTTGgcgtacttacatatatacttttgaGTGGTGCATCACCATTTTTAGGAGAGGATAAACAAGAAACGTACGCAAATGTAGCAGCCTGTCAATATCAATTTGATAATGAATACTTTAGTACTGTATCAGAAATTGCTAAAGATTTTATAAGATCCTTGTTGATCAAGGATCCAAA agaaagaggaagtgcAGAATCGTGCCTTAAACATCCTTGGATCCTTACG GAATCTGAAGCATCTAATGGACTTGGTGGAGCTATGATCAGTGCTGTCAAACGTGGTTGTGTTGAAGCTGTCTCCCAATTATTGTTGCAAGGAGCCCCATTGAACATGAAAGATTCT aaagaagatacacTTTTACACATAGCTTGTGAAGCTGGGGATGAAGGAATGGTTACATTATTGATAGAAAATGGTATAGATTTGGATACACCAAATAAAAAAGGCCTAACGCCATTACACGTGGCTGCTAGGCATGGTCATATCAATGTTGTTAGACACTTGTGCCTTGCTGGTTGTGACGTTGATAAGACGAATCGTGGAATACGTGCAGATGTTACAGCAATTAAATATGGTTATCCAGACATTGCAAATCTATTGGACAAGCTTCGGATa CCAAGTCAacgtgaaaattatattagacaATTGCAACCAACACATAGACCAATTGATCGTTTACATATAAGACTTTTGGGACATTGTGCATCAGGAAAGTCCTCTTTAATTAGTTCTTTAAAATCTGGAATTTTTAGTTTCGGTTTTTTTAGGAGATCGAGGAGTCAAAATTATTCAGCAAAG aataattttattcagaGAGAACCAAGTATTGAGTTAGATGTTACTAGTAAACATGGTTCTCTCAGTTTTGAATATAGTGATAGTGAATATGAAGGTACACAAGGTGTGGAATGGAGTCGAGGAAATGTCg gaGGAGAATGCGTATTTTGGGAATTATGTGGCAGAGAAGAATATTTAGCATCTTACCACTATGTACTTACATTTCAGCAACCAGCAGTTCACCTTATTACAGTTAGTCTTCGCGAACCACTTACCGTTCAACTTcagcaaataaaattttggcTCCGTTTTATTGTAGATCGAATTACACCTAACAGTATTG gatTTGCTGGGAAATGCAGTGATATAAAAGTCATTTTAGTGGGTACTTATGCGCCGGAGCCTTTAGCACCGAATTCCAGTGGTGGTAGCCTTCTCAGTCCACTCTTACcttttttgaaagattttacATTGATTTTGGGAGATGAGCCTCAAATGGTAGCGGTGGATGCGACCAATCCTTCTAGCCCTGGTTTGAAGCTGCTCAgatcttatttaaataatgcaaGGATGGAGTTTCTTGAG AGTGCTTTGGTATGGACCGGTCTTGCTGAATCATGGAGAACATATGTACAATCTTTGGAAGTACCTCCAGTAATGCTTACACAGGATGaatttttgaatgaaatcAGAAAAATCAATCCATTGGTTTGTTTAGAGCATTCTAAACAACTTGGATTACAATTacag aatttAGGAGAATGTTTACTTCTTCCTGGCGACTTAATAGTTCTTAGCCCAGAATGGTTTTGGCAAGATGTTATAAATTGGCAATTAAGTCCTGACCAACGGGGTCGTCTTGGAGGACGTACTACAGGAGTTTATACTTTAGAAGATTTTCAGGCACGATGTCCTTGTCCAGCAAGTCAAGCTTTACAAGCTTTACAAGCTGTTAATTTGTGTGTTCCg TGTGAAGTAGATGACGATGAAGTGGAATATGAATTACCTTGTTTAAATCTGGTGGAACGTCTTCCTGGTTTATGGGAGCCATGGAAATCATCAACGAATTCGTTGCCACATGCGGGTCTTCGTCTTTGTCCAGCAGAGGCTCCTTTATACCATTTATCTCCGATATTCCCACACTTACaa GCTCAATTGCGAAAAATTACTCAAACTTGGGATCCATCAAATTCGGATCTATATCAATGGTGGAGAGGATCAAAACTGTGTGTGGGTCCTTGCGAAAGTATCGTAACATTTGAAGAGGAGGAACAAAGTTGTATAGAAATTCGAGTACGAGGACCTCGTGGATCTAGTGCTCAGTGTTTTGGACTTTTCAGTGTTATTTTGGATGCTGTCAATGCTACTCTTGACTTAGTAGCACCTGGAATGCTACTTGAGAAGCATTGGCTTAGTCCAAGTCAACTTCAAGGATATAGCGAT GTAATACATTCTTGGGAACCTGCAACAATAGTGTCAGccttaatagataaaaatttggaAGAAGCTATACTTAAAAATCCAATTAACAATCAAGAAGAAAGCATTTGGGACATTGTTGGATGTGGGTTACCCCTGATGGAGAACTGTCTTCCAGGTACAAGACAACCTCTTAAGAGTATAAAACCTGCTGTAAAAAGAAGATTAGCTGAAATGCTAGATCCACCTGATCATCATGGAAGAGATTGGTGTCTTCTTGCCGTAAGATTGGGTTTAGGGGATCGAGTTGCACAATTGGACAGTACAGTAGACAGTCCGACGCTCAG GTTACTAAATTGTACAGGCACGGATTGTACTGTCAGTTCTCTTATACAGCAATTACGTGCCCTTGATCGTGGGGATGCCGTGCATCTTTTGCTTTCTCACACGCCAGTGTATGTTTTATCAATGGCTATTGATTCTGAGACAGGGTCTAATCTTTCCAGATGA